In Candidatus Coatesbacteria bacterium, a single genomic region encodes these proteins:
- a CDS encoding sugar transferase, with translation MTRFLKRALDIVGALFGLTLLSPLLGFIAVAVSLDSPGGVLFRQERVGRGGRLFRVYKFRTMVCDAQRSGQLITSAGDPRITRVGAFLRDWKLDELPNLINVLRGEMSLVGPRPEVPEYVALMRPHERRILEVKPGMTGLAQLSYINEAKTISYEQAVNDYLRIFREKIAIDLEYVDRIGFFYDLGLILRTLWLILRGHSASSEPALYHSSSP, from the coding sequence GTGACACGCTTCCTCAAACGCGCCCTGGACATCGTCGGCGCCCTGTTCGGCCTGACCCTGCTTTCGCCGTTACTGGGCTTCATCGCCGTAGCCGTCTCCCTGGACAGCCCCGGCGGCGTCCTCTTCCGCCAGGAGCGCGTCGGCCGCGGCGGCCGCCTCTTCCGCGTCTACAAGTTCCGCACCATGGTCTGCGACGCCCAGCGCAGCGGCCAACTGATCACCTCGGCCGGCGACCCGCGCATCACCCGCGTCGGAGCCTTCCTGCGCGACTGGAAGCTCGACGAACTGCCCAACCTGATCAACGTCCTGCGCGGCGAGATGAGTCTCGTCGGACCCCGGCCCGAGGTACCCGAGTACGTCGCCCTGATGCGGCCCCACGAGCGGCGCATTCTCGAGGTCAAGCCCGGAATGACCGGCCTGGCCCAGCTCTCCTACATCAACGAGGCCAAGACCATCTCCTACGAACAAGCCGTCAACGACTACCTGCGCATCTTCCGCGAGAAGATCGCCATCGACCTCGAGTACGTCGACCGCATCGGCTTCTTCTACGACCTCGGGTTGATCCTGCGCACCCTGTGGCTGATCCTGCGCGGTCATTCCGCCTCCAGCGAGCCCGCCCTCTACCACTCCTCCAGCCCCTAG
- a CDS encoding dTDP-4-dehydrorhamnose 3,5-epimerase — protein sequence MIHNQGYEKPDIDKEQRVNKRIIVGVEIKELKLIPDSRGFLMEFLRNDDDVFYNADLPFGQAYVTTCYPGVVKGWHAHRHQHDRFGCIYGMAKLVLYDDRRESPTYKVINEFVVGHLRPRLIVIPPGVQHGFAAVGDQTAVMLNIPTRVYNYDVPDEERLDPHDSYIPYNWKQIDH from the coding sequence ATGATACATAATCAGGGTTACGAAAAGCCCGATATCGACAAGGAGCAGCGGGTGAACAAGCGGATCATCGTCGGGGTCGAGATCAAGGAATTGAAACTGATTCCAGACTCGCGGGGCTTCCTGATGGAGTTCCTGCGCAATGACGACGACGTGTTCTACAACGCGGACCTGCCCTTCGGCCAGGCCTACGTCACCACCTGCTACCCCGGGGTGGTCAAGGGCTGGCACGCCCACCGCCATCAGCACGATCGCTTCGGCTGCATCTATGGCATGGCCAAGCTCGTCCTCTACGACGACCGCCGGGAATCGCCGACCTACAAGGTGATCAACGAATTCGTCGTCGGCCATCTACGGCCGCGGTTGATCGTCATCCCCCCCGGGGTGCAGCACGGCTTCGCCGCCGTGGGCGACCAAACGGCGGTGATGCTCAACATCCCCACCCGGGTCTACAACTACGATGTACCCGACGAGGAACGCCTGGACCCGCACGATTCATACATCCCCTACAATTGGAAACAGATCGATCACTGA
- a CDS encoding NTP transferase domain-containing protein, translated as MKGIILAGGLGSRLDPLTRVTNKHLLPVYDKPMIYYPLEALIGSGIDEILIVTGGRNAGHFLELLGNGAELGLPHLNYTYQKGEGGIAEALGLARHFVGDDKMCVILGDNILENSIAAEVTAYDKQEAGARILLKEVPDPERFGVPAFDEDGRVSDIIEKPADPPSSYAVIGVYFYDATVFEIIDGLKPSQRGELEITDVNNHYLRRGTLRHGIIEGWWTDAGTFDSLRRANELVKRTGANKPQ; from the coding sequence TTGAAGGGCATCATTCTGGCCGGCGGTTTGGGTAGCCGTCTGGACCCGCTGACCCGGGTCACCAACAAGCACCTGCTGCCGGTGTACGACAAGCCGATGATCTACTATCCCCTCGAAGCCCTGATCGGCTCCGGCATCGATGAGATCCTGATCGTTACCGGCGGTCGCAACGCCGGACACTTCCTCGAGCTGCTGGGCAACGGCGCCGAGCTGGGTCTGCCCCACCTCAACTACACCTACCAGAAAGGCGAGGGCGGCATCGCCGAGGCCCTGGGGCTGGCCCGGCACTTCGTCGGCGACGACAAGATGTGCGTCATCCTCGGCGACAACATCCTCGAGAACAGCATCGCCGCCGAGGTCACCGCCTACGATAAACAGGAGGCCGGCGCCCGGATCCTGCTCAAGGAGGTTCCCGATCCCGAGCGTTTCGGTGTGCCCGCCTTCGACGAAGACGGCCGGGTCAGCGACATCATCGAGAAACCCGCCGACCCGCCGAGCAGCTACGCCGTCATCGGGGTCTACTTCTACGACGCCACCGTCTTCGAGATCATCGACGGCCTGAAACCCTCCCAGCGCGGCGAGCTCGAGATCACCGACGTCAACAACCATTACCTGCGCCGGGGCACGCTGCGCCACGGGATCATCGAGGGCTGGTGGACCGACGCCGGCACCTTCGACTCCCTGCGCCGGGCCAATGAACTGGTCAAGCGCACCGGGGCCAACAAGCCGCAATGA
- a CDS encoding ATP-binding cassette domain-containing protein, whose protein sequence is MSTPHLSCRKLTKDYSGGPRTVAALRGVELTIQRGEFVSLHGPSGSGKTTLLNIIGGLDTPSSGEVLVGERSLTELKDAELSAYRNRAVGFVFQSYQLLPHLSAAENVAVPLLISGVGLTEAVERATELLDELGLADKAPFRPARLSGGQQQRVALARALVGDPELLLGDEVTGNLDSTTGAAILELITRHARRRGLTVLLVSHDPAVAAVADRRLELVDGRLIRRG, encoded by the coding sequence ATGAGCACCCCCCACCTGAGCTGTCGTAAGCTGACCAAGGATTACAGCGGCGGTCCACGGACCGTCGCCGCTCTCAGGGGCGTCGAGCTGACGATCCAGCGCGGTGAGTTCGTCTCCCTCCACGGTCCCTCCGGTTCCGGCAAGACGACGCTGCTCAACATCATCGGCGGTCTGGACACCCCCAGCTCCGGCGAGGTGCTCGTCGGCGAACGCAGCCTGACGGAGCTGAAGGACGCCGAGCTGTCGGCCTACCGCAACCGGGCGGTCGGCTTCGTCTTCCAGAGCTACCAACTGCTGCCCCACCTCAGCGCCGCCGAGAACGTCGCCGTGCCCTTGCTGATCTCCGGCGTCGGCCTCACTGAAGCCGTCGAGCGGGCGACGGAGCTTCTGGACGAGCTCGGTCTGGCCGACAAGGCCCCCTTCCGCCCCGCCCGGCTCTCCGGCGGCCAGCAACAGCGCGTAGCCCTGGCCCGGGCCCTGGTGGGCGACCCCGAGCTGCTCCTCGGCGACGAGGTCACCGGCAACCTGGACTCGACCACCGGCGCCGCCATCCTGGAACTGATCACCCGGCACGCCCGGCGACGCGGGCTGACCGTCCTGCTGGTTTCCCATGATCCCGCCGTCGCCGCCGTCGCCGATCGGCGACTGGAACTCGTCGACGGTCGGCTGATCCGCCGAGGCTGA